The following are encoded in a window of Carya illinoinensis cultivar Pawnee chromosome 15, C.illinoinensisPawnee_v1, whole genome shotgun sequence genomic DNA:
- the LOC122297703 gene encoding uncharacterized protein LOC122297703, whose amino-acid sequence MSHPNLSWRGDQHVTSATLAPEPSQLAIQAPPMQKKGFEDTVQATLNNQNSLAINDIRSSLTRLTTSLSTQEEGKFPAQSQPNPQGQPHQVQAISEDPTLKSVKAVTTLRSGKVVDIPAHEPYNSGKVSNPSNKDGEHVSDEHEKIHCPIPAPFPQRLVPLHKDDFEFFDCFADSSLPLQETKQMPSEWSTQNKRRFLSEQRKQFQKFCKSRWSGPYIVNPREVS is encoded by the exons ATGAGCCACCCAAATCTCAGTTGGAGGGGTGACCAACATGTAACTTCAGCAACCTTGGCCCCGGAGCCCTCTCAACTGGCAATTCAAGCACCTCCAATGCAAAAGAAGGGATTTGAAGATACAG TTCAAGCAACACTCAACAATCAgaattcattggcaattaatGACATACGGAGTTCCCTCACAAGGCTAACTACATCTTTAAGTACCCAAGAGGAGggtaaatttcctgcacagTCACAACCAAATCCACAAGGGCAGCCTCATCAAGTGCAAGCAATAAGTGAGGATCCTACCTTAAAGTCGGTCAAAGCGGTGACTACTTTAAGAAGCGGTAaggtggtagacattccagcacATGAGCCATACAATTCTGGTAAGGTCTCTAACCCTTCTAATAAAGATGGAGAGCATGTTTCTGATGAGCATGAGAAAATTCATTGTCCTATACCTGCTCCTTTTCCTCAGCGATTGGTTCCGTTGCATAAAGatgactttgaattttttgattgttttgcagattcttctttaccacttcaagAGACTAAGcaaatgccttctgaatggtccacccaaaatAAACGTCGATTTCTCTccgagcaaagaaaacagtttcaaaaattttgcaaatcccgatggagtgggccgtacattgtaaatcccagggaagtgtcttga